A stretch of the Bradyrhizobium arachidis genome encodes the following:
- a CDS encoding amidohydrolase family protein → MRRTLIRFATVLSMDDRIGDLRDGDVLVEGGKIADVRPNIDLGSGAAETEIVDGRGRIVIPGLINAHMHTWQTGLRGFAANWTLLEYFRRMHAGLATVFRPEDIHIATLVGALNQINCGTTTLVDWCHNNPTPAHTDAGVRGLIESGIRAAFFHGSPKPEPKPGEPHFSEVPHPRREVERLLKGPLADRNGLVTLGLAILGPHYSTLDVAMHDFRLARELGLIASMHQGGGPAKTPGGWEKLIEAGLVGPNVNIVHGNDLSDDLLQRLVDLGVSFSVTPENEMIQGHGFPITGRLLKRGVRPTIGVDLESILPGDVFSAVRVALSMQRALDNTESRKVQGTIPETTTIPVREALHWVTTDGARMLGRESEIGSLTPGKLADLVVISADDLNLFPVHDPAATVVMQTSLANIEAVMIGGVWKKRNGRLLIDGLDRKKELLVQSGRRLVQDIEKQGRAA, encoded by the coding sequence ATGCGGCGCACGCTGATCAGATTCGCAACGGTCCTGAGCATGGACGATCGCATCGGCGATCTCCGTGACGGCGATGTGCTGGTCGAAGGCGGCAAGATCGCCGACGTGCGCCCCAACATCGATCTCGGCAGCGGCGCGGCAGAGACCGAGATCGTCGACGGCCGTGGCCGCATCGTCATCCCCGGCCTGATCAACGCGCACATGCACACCTGGCAGACGGGCCTGCGCGGCTTTGCCGCGAACTGGACGCTGCTGGAATATTTTCGCCGCATGCATGCTGGGCTGGCAACCGTGTTCCGGCCCGAGGACATCCATATCGCCACCCTGGTCGGCGCGCTGAACCAGATCAATTGCGGCACCACGACGCTGGTCGACTGGTGCCACAACAATCCGACGCCTGCCCATACCGATGCCGGCGTGCGCGGTTTGATCGAGAGCGGCATCCGCGCCGCCTTCTTCCACGGCTCGCCAAAACCTGAGCCCAAGCCGGGCGAGCCGCATTTCTCGGAAGTGCCGCATCCGCGCCGCGAGGTCGAACGGCTGCTCAAGGGCCCCCTCGCCGACCGCAACGGCCTCGTCACGCTTGGGCTTGCCATTCTCGGCCCGCATTATTCGACGCTCGATGTCGCCATGCACGATTTCCGCCTGGCGCGGGAGTTGGGCCTGATCGCCTCGATGCACCAGGGCGGCGGTCCGGCGAAGACGCCCGGCGGCTGGGAGAAGCTGATCGAGGCCGGCCTGGTCGGGCCCAACGTCAATATCGTCCACGGCAACGATCTCTCCGACGACCTCCTGCAGCGCCTCGTCGATCTCGGCGTCTCGTTCTCGGTCACGCCGGAGAACGAGATGATCCAGGGCCATGGTTTTCCCATCACCGGCCGGCTCCTGAAGCGCGGCGTGCGACCGACGATCGGCGTCGACCTCGAATCCATTCTGCCCGGCGACGTCTTCTCCGCCGTACGTGTCGCGCTGTCGATGCAGCGAGCGCTAGACAATACGGAGTCGCGCAAGGTTCAAGGCACGATTCCGGAGACGACCACGATTCCTGTGCGCGAGGCGCTGCACTGGGTCACCACCGACGGCGCGCGCATGCTGGGGCGTGAGAGCGAGATCGGCTCGCTCACCCCGGGCAAGCTCGCCGACCTCGTCGTCATCAGCGCCGACGACCTCAACCTCTTTCCGGTGCACGACCCCGCCGCGACCGTGGTGATGCAGACGAGCCTTGCCAATATCGAGGCCGTGATGATCGGCGGTGTCTGGAAGAAGCGGAACGGTCGGCTGCTGATCGACGGTCTCGATCGGAAAAAGGAGTTGCTCGTGCAATCCGGCCGGCGGCTGGTGCAGGACATCGAAAAGCAGGGGCGCGCCGCCTGA
- a CDS encoding intradiol ring-cleavage dioxygenase, with translation MRNFNENTITDAVLERIEGATDPRIKQVSEALVRHLHAFVREVRPTQKEWEFGIDFLTRTGHMCDDKRQEFILLSDTLGVSMLVDAINHPVPEGATETTVLGPFFVQAAPEKNSGDDISGKMEGDPMLVTGSVSTVDGRPLANAVVDVWHSDDDGYYDVQQLDKIGDLAMRARFHADADGRFHFWSIKPAPYPIPHDGPVGDMLEAQGRHPWRPAHVHFMISAPGFEQLVTHVFVAGDKYLDSDVVFGVKDSLIREFVRCPPGRAPDGRTMDAEYFHLNYDFGLKQLASNAQAA, from the coding sequence TTGCGCAACTTCAACGAAAACACGATCACGGACGCCGTGCTGGAGCGGATCGAGGGCGCGACCGACCCGCGCATCAAGCAGGTGAGCGAAGCGCTGGTCCGGCACCTCCACGCCTTTGTCCGCGAGGTGCGCCCGACCCAGAAGGAGTGGGAGTTTGGCATCGACTTCCTGACCCGAACCGGCCACATGTGCGACGACAAGCGCCAGGAGTTCATCCTGCTGTCCGACACACTCGGCGTCTCCATGCTGGTCGACGCGATCAACCATCCCGTGCCGGAAGGCGCGACCGAAACGACGGTGCTCGGGCCCTTCTTCGTGCAGGCCGCGCCGGAGAAGAACAGCGGCGACGACATCTCCGGTAAGATGGAAGGCGACCCGATGCTGGTCACCGGCTCGGTCTCCACCGTCGACGGACGGCCGCTCGCGAACGCCGTGGTCGATGTCTGGCATTCCGATGATGACGGCTATTACGACGTGCAGCAGCTCGACAAGATCGGCGACCTCGCAATGCGTGCGCGGTTCCACGCCGATGCCGACGGCCGCTTCCATTTCTGGTCGATCAAGCCAGCGCCCTACCCGATTCCGCACGACGGACCGGTGGGCGACATGTTGGAGGCGCAGGGCCGGCATCCCTGGCGCCCCGCGCATGTGCATTTCATGATCTCGGCGCCCGGCTTCGAACAGCTCGTGACGCATGTGTTCGTCGCCGGCGACAAATATCTCGACTCCGACGTGGTGTTCGGCGTCAAGGACAGCCTGATCCGCGAATTCGTGCGCTGCCCGCCCGGCCGTGCGCCAGATGGTCGCACGATGGACGCAGAGTACTTCCATTTGAATTATGATTTCGGCCTGAAGCAGCTTGCGAGCAACGCGCAAGCCGCCTAG
- a CDS encoding amino acid ABC transporter substrate-binding protein, which translates to MRFAAAILSVAVLASPAAAEELSGTLQKIKETKRITLGYQEASVPFSYLDGDQKPVGFALDICLRIVDVTKKQLSMPDIAVEFLPVTSSNRIPLMVNGTLDLHCSATTNNADRQKQVAFTNTHFLSATRFAAKKAAKINTIDDLKGKAVTAVAGSVNLTQLAKVNTERNLGINIQPAKDQAEAFLLLETDRAQAYALDDVQLAVAIARSKEPSLYMISEETFSKPEPYGIMLRREDAPFKALADRATTELYASPEIEVLYKKWLQSPTPPNGLNYNVPMSAALKNAFKKPSSSFDPDVYDITK; encoded by the coding sequence ATGCGATTTGCCGCCGCCATCTTGTCCGTCGCCGTTCTCGCGAGCCCCGCTGCGGCCGAAGAGCTGTCCGGCACGCTGCAGAAGATCAAGGAAACGAAGCGGATCACGCTCGGCTATCAGGAAGCGTCGGTCCCGTTCAGCTATCTCGACGGCGACCAGAAGCCGGTCGGCTTTGCGCTCGATATCTGCCTCAGAATCGTCGACGTCACGAAGAAGCAGCTTAGCATGCCCGACATCGCGGTGGAGTTCTTGCCCGTAACGTCGTCGAACCGCATCCCCCTGATGGTGAACGGCACGCTTGACCTGCACTGCTCGGCGACCACCAACAACGCCGATCGCCAGAAGCAGGTCGCGTTCACAAACACGCACTTTTTGAGCGCGACCCGCTTTGCTGCCAAGAAGGCTGCAAAGATCAACACGATCGACGATCTAAAGGGCAAGGCCGTCACGGCCGTGGCCGGTTCTGTCAACCTGACGCAACTCGCCAAGGTCAACACCGAGCGCAATCTCGGCATCAACATTCAGCCCGCAAAGGATCAGGCTGAGGCCTTCCTGTTGCTCGAGACCGACCGCGCACAGGCCTACGCGCTCGACGACGTCCAGCTCGCGGTCGCCATTGCGCGCTCGAAAGAACCGTCGCTCTATATGATCAGCGAGGAGACCTTCTCCAAGCCCGAGCCCTACGGGATCATGCTGCGGCGGGAAGACGCCCCGTTCAAGGCGCTCGCCGATCGCGCGACGACGGAGCTCTATGCAAGCCCCGAGATCGAGGTGCTCTACAAGAAGTGGCTGCAATCGCCGACGCCGCCGAACGGGCTCAACTACAACGTCCCGATGTCGGCGGCGCTGAAGAATGCCTTCAAGAAGCCGAGCTCGAGCTTCGATCCTGATGTCTACGACATCACGAAGTAG
- a CDS encoding NAD(P)-dependent oxidoreductase produces the protein MTDASKNIGWIGIGKMGLPMSALVAKAGYAVTAFDQSAARIAAAQAQGISIAGSAAEAVRNRTAVITSLPDDAALHTVMLGAGGIIGAMAPNSVLIETSTVSAEASAEVDAAAKARGIAYLRAPVSGNASIVHTGALTCFVSGPKEAFESAKPLFASFTRAQTYLGPGEEARYAKLAVNLMIAVSAAMMAESLALARKGGIGWQDILKVLDDSAVASPMVKYKTTPLRARDFESTFSCKQMAKDLDLILGAGHAVGVPLQLAAQVRETYGAIVAQGDGETDFIATVRHLEKLSGLGEPNLGEPNLGEPKL, from the coding sequence ATGACAGACGCTTCCAAGAACATCGGGTGGATCGGCATCGGCAAGATGGGCTTGCCGATGTCGGCCCTCGTCGCCAAGGCCGGCTATGCCGTCACGGCGTTCGACCAGAGTGCGGCCCGGATCGCGGCCGCACAGGCACAGGGCATATCGATTGCTGGATCTGCCGCCGAAGCCGTCAGGAACCGCACGGCCGTTATCACCTCGCTGCCAGACGATGCGGCGCTGCATACGGTCATGCTCGGCGCCGGCGGCATCATTGGCGCGATGGCCCCGAACTCGGTTCTCATCGAGACCAGCACGGTGAGCGCAGAAGCCTCCGCCGAGGTCGACGCCGCCGCAAAAGCGCGCGGCATCGCCTATCTCCGTGCGCCGGTGTCCGGCAATGCTAGCATCGTGCATACGGGCGCGCTGACCTGCTTCGTCTCGGGGCCGAAGGAGGCGTTCGAGAGCGCAAAGCCCCTGTTCGCGAGTTTTACCCGCGCGCAGACCTATCTCGGCCCGGGCGAGGAAGCGCGTTACGCCAAGCTCGCGGTCAATTTGATGATCGCGGTGTCGGCGGCGATGATGGCGGAGAGCCTGGCGCTGGCGCGCAAGGGCGGCATCGGCTGGCAGGACATCTTGAAGGTGCTCGACGACAGTGCCGTCGCCTCCCCCATGGTCAAGTACAAGACCACGCCGCTCCGAGCTCGCGACTTCGAATCGACCTTCTCTTGCAAGCAGATGGCAAAGGATCTCGACCTCATCCTCGGCGCCGGCCACGCGGTCGGCGTGCCGCTCCAGCTAGCAGCGCAGGTGCGCGAGACCTATGGCGCGATCGTCGCGCAAGGCGACGGCGAGACCGACTTCATCGCCACCGTCCGCCATCTCGAAAAACTGTCCGGGCTTGGTGAGCCGAACCTTGGCGAACCCAACCTTGGCGAACCAAAGCTCTGA
- a CDS encoding Dabb family protein yields the protein MSGPIRHIVMWRLRGETPAERAAARSKVKTLFEGLKGRIDGLTHIEIGVDVSDVDYACDVVLFSEFRDDAALKAYATHPEHLRVREELGDLRIGRFQVDYPIKETGA from the coding sequence ATGTCAGGCCCGATCAGGCACATCGTAATGTGGCGGCTGCGTGGGGAGACGCCTGCAGAGCGCGCCGCCGCCCGGTCCAAGGTCAAAACCCTGTTCGAGGGCCTGAAGGGCCGGATCGACGGCCTCACCCATATCGAAATCGGCGTCGACGTCAGTGATGTCGATTATGCCTGCGACGTGGTCCTGTTCTCGGAGTTCCGGGATGATGCCGCGCTAAAAGCCTACGCCACTCACCCGGAACATCTTCGCGTGCGCGAGGAATTGGGCGACTTGCGGATCGGGCGCTTCCAGGTCGATTATCCCATCAAAGAGACCGGCGCATGA
- a CDS encoding FAD-linked oxidase C-terminal domain-containing protein, with amino-acid sequence MGPRVSTAALADRLTGLIGPRASTARGVLDQHGQSESYYRALPPDIVVFPETTAEVAEIVKLCAGAGTPIVPFGAGTSLEGNAASVAGGVCFDFARMNKVLAVHDSDMDVAVQPGITRKQLNAELRNTGLFFPIDPGADASIGGMTSTRASGTMAVRYGTMKDNVMALEVVLADGRVIRTSKRARKSAAGYDLTRLFVGAEGTLGIITEITLKLHPVPQAISAAVCSFDTLHSAVDTAIAIIQSAIPVARIELLDDVMMRGINAYAKLGYREAPTLFFEFHGSEGAVAEQAEAAQAIAADHDGRGFEWAKAQEDRSRLWHARDNTLYAGLGLRPGARAVITDVCVPISRLAECLTETRRDADESGFTAPIVGHVGDGNFHMLILVDPANTDELEGAKALQARMVARAIAMDGTCTGEHGIGLGKIDYLADELGDAVDVMRSIKTALDPNGLMNPGKIFAGGAKA; translated from the coding sequence ATGGGACCGCGGGTCAGCACAGCAGCATTGGCCGATCGCCTGACGGGGCTGATCGGTCCGCGCGCCAGCACCGCGCGCGGCGTGCTCGATCAGCACGGCCAAAGCGAGTCCTATTATCGCGCACTGCCGCCCGACATCGTCGTATTTCCTGAGACGACGGCGGAGGTCGCCGAGATCGTAAAACTGTGTGCCGGTGCAGGCACGCCCATCGTGCCGTTCGGCGCGGGCACCTCGCTCGAAGGCAATGCCGCCTCGGTCGCGGGCGGCGTTTGCTTCGATTTCGCGCGCATGAACAAGGTGCTCGCGGTACACGACAGCGACATGGACGTCGCGGTACAGCCCGGCATCACCCGCAAGCAGCTCAATGCGGAGCTGCGTAACACCGGCCTGTTCTTCCCGATTGATCCCGGCGCGGACGCCTCGATCGGCGGCATGACCTCGACCCGCGCCTCCGGAACCATGGCCGTGCGTTACGGCACCATGAAGGACAATGTCATGGCGCTGGAGGTCGTGCTGGCCGATGGCCGCGTGATCCGCACGTCCAAGCGCGCGCGCAAGTCGGCGGCGGGCTACGATCTGACCCGGCTGTTCGTCGGTGCTGAAGGCACGCTCGGAATCATCACCGAGATCACGCTCAAGCTGCATCCCGTGCCGCAGGCGATCTCGGCCGCGGTCTGCAGCTTCGACACGCTGCATAGTGCCGTCGACACCGCAATTGCGATCATCCAATCTGCCATTCCCGTCGCACGCATCGAGCTGCTCGATGACGTCATGATGCGCGGCATCAATGCCTATGCAAAGCTCGGCTACCGCGAGGCCCCCACCCTGTTCTTCGAATTCCACGGATCGGAGGGCGCCGTCGCCGAGCAGGCCGAGGCGGCGCAGGCGATTGCCGCCGACCATGACGGCCGCGGCTTTGAATGGGCCAAGGCGCAAGAGGACCGCAGCCGGCTTTGGCACGCCCGCGACAACACGCTCTATGCCGGCCTGGGCCTGCGGCCAGGCGCACGTGCCGTCATCACCGACGTCTGCGTGCCGATCTCGCGACTGGCAGAATGCCTGACCGAGACGAGGCGCGATGCGGACGAGAGCGGCTTCACCGCACCGATCGTCGGCCACGTTGGCGACGGCAATTTCCACATGCTGATCCTGGTCGATCCTGCAAATACCGACGAACTCGAAGGCGCAAAGGCACTCCAGGCCCGCATGGTCGCCCGCGCCATCGCCATGGATGGCACCTGCACTGGCGAGCACGGCATCGGCCTCGGCAAGATCGATTATCTCGCGGATGAGCTCGGAGACGCCGTCGACGTTATGCGGTCGATCAAGACGGCGCTCGATCCGAACGGCCTGATGAACCCAGGCAAGATCTTCGCCGGCGGAGCAAAAGCATGA
- a CDS encoding LysR family transcriptional regulator has product MDRLLQLEVFSKTAELGSLSKAAEILRMSNAAASRHLSALEDRLAVRLIERNTRRQWLTEAGQELLQRCSTLLNELAEAEDAVSDRALSPKGMLRVTSSLSFAMIYLAPMLPAFRALYPNLSVQIISANRYPDFIEAGIDVAIRTREQEPDSNIIVRRIGQMRRVLAAAPSYLASHGRPEHPADLARHNMLIYNLANDPYSLRLRRSNTAQTIRIAPTLDSNDGQVIRGAALAGLGILIQPLYIVQADIVAGKLVPILMDWELPLLTMNIAYQNRVRLPAKIRVFSDFLVKHIREHSDAGIWMEAKD; this is encoded by the coding sequence ATGGACCGGCTTCTTCAGCTCGAAGTCTTCTCCAAGACGGCCGAACTCGGCAGCCTCTCCAAGGCCGCCGAGATATTGCGGATGTCGAACGCGGCGGCGAGCCGGCATCTCAGCGCGCTGGAGGATCGGCTCGCGGTTCGGCTGATCGAGCGCAACACGCGCAGGCAGTGGCTGACGGAGGCGGGGCAGGAGCTCTTGCAACGCTGCAGTACGCTGCTCAACGAACTCGCCGAGGCCGAGGATGCCGTCAGCGACCGCGCGCTGTCGCCGAAGGGCATGCTGCGCGTCACCAGCTCGCTGTCATTTGCGATGATCTATCTCGCACCGATGCTGCCGGCCTTCCGCGCGCTCTATCCGAACCTCAGCGTCCAGATCATCAGCGCCAACCGCTATCCCGATTTCATCGAGGCCGGCATCGACGTCGCGATCCGCACGCGCGAGCAGGAGCCCGACTCCAACATCATCGTGCGCCGCATCGGCCAGATGCGCCGCGTGCTGGCGGCCGCACCGTCCTATCTCGCAAGCCACGGCCGGCCGGAGCATCCCGCCGATCTCGCGCGCCACAACATGCTGATCTACAACCTCGCCAACGATCCCTATTCGCTGCGACTGCGGCGGAGCAATACGGCGCAGACTATCCGCATCGCGCCGACGCTCGACAGCAATGACGGCCAGGTGATCCGCGGTGCCGCGCTTGCCGGCCTCGGCATTTTGATCCAGCCGCTCTATATCGTGCAGGCCGACATCGTGGCCGGCAAGCTCGTCCCGATCCTGATGGACTGGGAGCTGCCGCTGCTCACCATGAACATCGCCTACCAGAACCGCGTGCGGCTGCCGGCCAAGATCAGGGTGTTTTCTGACTTTTTGGTCAAGCACATCCGCGAGCATTCGGATGCGGGTATCTGGATGGAGGCCAAGGATTAG
- a CDS encoding maleylacetate reductase, with protein sequence MIGSFTFENLPCRVVFGSGTLAAAKAEVERLGGKRALVLTTPQQEAQGKQLGAALGSLYAGIFPGATMHTPVEVTAQALAAMQACEADCVVSLGGGSTTGLGKALALRTGVNQLCIPTTYAGSEMTPIVGQTENGLKTTVRDAAILPETVIYDVDLTLTLPAGLAATSGINAIAHAVEALYARDTNPVTSLMAEEGIRALARALPAIAARSDDREARTEALYGAWLCGVCLGTVGMALHHKLCHTLGGTFDLPHAETHTIVLPHALAYNATAVPDAMKRISRAIGGGDAAQGLYDLARRLNAKLALRDIGMPESGIDKAADLAVTNAYWNPRPLERNAIRDLIARAWAGEPPVATGVAA encoded by the coding sequence ATGATCGGTTCGTTCACCTTTGAAAACCTGCCCTGCCGCGTCGTGTTCGGCAGCGGAACGCTGGCTGCGGCCAAGGCCGAGGTCGAGCGCCTCGGCGGCAAGCGCGCGCTGGTGCTGACGACACCGCAGCAGGAGGCGCAAGGCAAGCAACTCGGTGCTGCGCTCGGATCGCTCTATGCCGGCATCTTTCCCGGCGCCACCATGCACACCCCGGTCGAGGTGACAGCGCAGGCGCTCGCGGCGATGCAGGCCTGCGAAGCCGACTGCGTCGTCTCGCTCGGCGGCGGTTCGACCACCGGTCTCGGCAAGGCGCTGGCCTTACGTACGGGCGTCAACCAGCTCTGCATTCCGACCACCTATGCCGGCTCGGAGATGACACCGATCGTCGGCCAGACCGAGAATGGCCTGAAGACCACAGTGCGCGACGCGGCGATATTGCCGGAAACCGTGATCTACGATGTCGACCTGACGCTGACGCTTCCCGCGGGCCTCGCTGCGACGTCCGGCATCAACGCGATCGCGCATGCAGTCGAAGCACTCTATGCCCGCGACACCAATCCCGTGACCTCGCTGATGGCGGAGGAAGGCATCCGCGCGCTCGCGCGCGCCCTGCCCGCGATTGCCGCCAGAAGCGATGACCGCGAGGCCCGCACCGAGGCGCTCTATGGCGCCTGGCTGTGCGGCGTCTGCCTCGGCACTGTCGGCATGGCCCTGCATCACAAGCTCTGCCACACGCTCGGCGGCACGTTCGATCTGCCGCATGCGGAGACCCACACCATCGTGCTGCCACACGCGCTCGCCTACAACGCAACAGCCGTGCCCGACGCGATGAAGCGGATCTCGCGCGCGATCGGTGGCGGCGATGCAGCGCAGGGTCTTTACGATCTGGCGCGGCGACTGAATGCAAAGCTGGCGCTGCGCGACATCGGCATGCCCGAGAGCGGTATCGACAAGGCGGCCGATCTTGCGGTGACCAATGCCTACTGGAATCCGCGCCCGCTCGAGCGCAACGCCATCCGCGACCTGATCGCGCGCGCCTGGGCCGGCGAGCCGCCGGTCGCGACGGGAGTTGCGGCGTGA